The nucleotide window TTGAGCCGGCACTCACGCAGTCAACTTCCGGGCCGAGCACGCGGCAGAAGGCCTCGGCCATCTGACTCCGGCACGAGTTCCCCACACAGGCGAAGAGGATTCTCACTACTTCTCTCACTTTCTCCTTCTCGCTTGAGAAGAGAGGGCACCGAGATTCAACCGGGTCGCACGGCCATCGCTTGCTTGACCCTCAAGGGCTCGCCGCTTCTCTTGCGCAGCCAAGGTCAGGGCGAGGTCAGCGCTTTGCTCCAAAGCGGCCGCTGTTCCCGATATCGTGGTGGAACTTGGGCCAGGACGAGCCGGCGAGCGTGCCCTTCCCCTTGAGCGCGTAGAGGTAGCCGTCCCAGCCGACAAAGTAGACCGTTCCATCCGGACCGATCGTCGGAGCAGACTCAATGCAGGAACCGGTCGGGTACTTATATAGCGGCGTGCTGTCGGAACCCAGTGCGTACAGGGTGTCGTCGTCGGACCCGAAGTAGATGGTTCCGTTTGAGCTGACGGCCGGTGACGAGATTACGCCGCCGCCGGTCGCGTACCGCCACTTGATGGTTCCGGAGGGGTTCACCGCGTACAACAGCTTGTCGGTCGAACCGACGTAGATGGTGCCGTCGGGTCCAATTGAGGGCGAGGCCTCGACCTGACCGCTGGTCAGCACGGTCCACTTGAGGCTGCTGTCGGGGTTGAGAGCGTACAGCGAGCCGTCGAACGAGCCGAAGTATATCGTGCCGTCGGTTGCGACCGCCGGGGATGAATGGACGTGGCCGCCGGTCAGGTAGCGCCACTTTAGTGCGCCGCTTGCGGTCAGCGCGTAGAGGTAGTTATCATAGCAACCGACATAGACCGAGCCGTCAGGCCCGATCGCCGGCGAGGAGTAGATGAAATCTCCGCCGGGGTAGGCCCACTTCACAGAGCCGGCCGTGTCCAGTGCATAGATGTTGCTGTCTTTCGAGCCGAAGACAATGGTGCCGTCGGCCGTGATGGCCGGGGATGATGGGATTTCGCCGTGTGTACGGTAGGTCCACTTGAGGGCGCCGTCGGGCCTGACGGCATACAGATTGAAGTCGGTGGAACCGAAGTAAATTGTCCCGTCCGCGGCGATGGCCGGGGACGACCGTATCGGCCCCCCGGTTGTGAAGGTCCACTTGAGCGCACCGTCCTTCTTCACCGCGTACAGGTTGCCGTCCTGCGAGCCGACGTAGATGGTGCTGTCAGGGCCGATGGCCGGCGAGGACACGTTGCTCGACGTCACTCCGCCTTTGATCTGGGTGCGCCAGAGCCGCAGCGTGTCCCCGGCATTGACGACCTGTACCGCGTGCGCGTCGGACCAACCGGAGAGATTGAGCTTGCGGTCCCGTGCCTGAGCGGCGACATTGTTGCTCCCGATCGCGGACCACGTGTGGTCCATCGCCACCGATTCGCTGGCTGGGACCAGGGAACTCCAGTCGGAGGTGTCGTTGTAGCCCCAGGCGAAGCGGATAGACACACTGTCGATGTACGGGTCGGTCGCGATCGTCTTGAAAGTGTAGGCCCTGTCCTTCAGGCAGGAGTCCGGTCCGACCGGAACGGACGGTGCGCGGTATCCTACTCGTATCGCGAGCGCCTCAGACCAGCCGGAGGTGTTGAGTTTCTGGTCCCTGGCCTGAGCGGTGACCTGACAGTTTCCCGTGTCCGGCCAC belongs to bacterium and includes:
- a CDS encoding PQQ-binding-like beta-propeller repeat protein; translated protein: MSETRSALILFSAVLLLMVASCKNRPPSAPAIPTGPPLCVRGTNYAFSTIATDPEGDSVAVRFNWGNSDTSDWSAWFAGGDVIALTHTWPDTGNCQVTAQARDQKLNTSGWSEALAIRVGYRAPSVPVGPDSCLKDRAYTFKTIATDPYIDSVSIRFAWGYNDTSDWSSLVPASESVAMDHTWSAIGSNNVAAQARDRKLNLSGWSDAHAVQVVNAGDTLRLWRTQIKGGVTSSNVSSPAIGPDSTIYVGSQDGNLYAVKKDGALKWTFTTGGPIRSSPAIAADGTIYFGSTDFNLYAVRPDGALKWTYRTHGEIPSSPAITADGTIVFGSKDSNIYALDTAGSVKWAYPGGDFIYSSPAIGPDGSVYVGCYDNYLYALTASGALKWRYLTGGHVHSSPAVATDGTIYFGSFDGSLYALNPDSSLKWTVLTSGQVEASPSIGPDGTIYVGSTDKLLYAVNPSGTIKWRYATGGGVISSPAVSSNGTIYFGSDDDTLYALGSDSTPLYKYPTGSCIESAPTIGPDGTVYFVGWDGYLYALKGKGTLAGSSWPKFHHDIGNSGRFGAKR